The following are from one region of the Methanospirillum hungatei genome:
- a CDS encoding nucleotidyltransferase family protein: protein MNIPEIPSDIKTTIIPQFHISSLWIFGSAIREDYSEESDIDLIVEFKPDAKITLLKLAALQTSLENSFGRKVDIITRKAIDDFMNPFLKQEILSTMVRIYGS, encoded by the coding sequence ATGAACATTCCAGAAATTCCATCAGATATCAAAACAACGATTATCCCTCAGTTTCATATCTCCTCATTATGGATATTTGGCTCTGCAATCCGTGAGGATTATTCTGAAGAGAGCGATATTGATCTAATTGTCGAATTTAAGCCCGATGCAAAGATAACACTTCTCAAGCTTGCAGCACTGCAAACTAGTTTGGAGAATTCCTTTGGAAGAAAGGTTGATATCATCACTCGTAAGGCGATTGATGATTTTATGAATCCATTTCTAAAACAAGAGATTCTCTCAACCATGGTGAGAATATATGGATCGTGA
- a CDS encoding DUF86 domain-containing protein — protein MDRDLSLLKDIQIMCSDAISFLGNRSREDLMKDRQLQYALIRCLEVIGEAAKLVSSDTKDRYPEIPWSEYAKTRDFLIHSYAKIDTDIIWQSVKNDLPELLRILNNPAR, from the coding sequence ATGGATCGTGATCTCTCCCTTCTCAAAGATATTCAAATAATGTGTTCTGATGCTATCTCCTTTCTAGGAAACAGATCTAGGGAAGATCTTATGAAGGATAGACAACTTCAGTATGCCCTGATTCGGTGTCTAGAAGTGATAGGTGAGGCTGCAAAATTAGTATCTTCAGATACCAAAGATCGATATCCTGAAATACCATGGTCTGAATATGCAAAGACACGCGATTTTCTTATTCATTCTTATGCGAAGATTGATACCGATATCATCTGGCAGTCTGTAAAAAATGACCTTCCTGAATTATTACGAATTCTCAATAATCCAGCGAGATAA